The Lycium barbarum isolate Lr01 chromosome 10, ASM1917538v2, whole genome shotgun sequence genome includes a region encoding these proteins:
- the LOC132615792 gene encoding uncharacterized protein LOC132615792 has translation MDHSNIQTPPPSSTITTDRNSSLFSSQPLSPSPNTNHILEITLISAQDLSPVCKNLRTYALTWVNPNRKRTTKVDNKGNTNPNWNDKFSFRIDDGFLNSESSAVHVEIYTVSWFRDILVGTVKVLLDNLINPFDKRKKFVALQIRRPNGNPQGILNMGVALIDKSKRSMPLFNEITPLSLDHRDILDRKINDINAQDQMINKNNNQDNDETLQISNKIQLWQSQSLGYSDVNNNGEFPNQPGSIFNGSVANGSIVNGSELCSDIGPSASIVAAEIAKKLHPMSPQRLPSKATAPDDAESSILEELSAEEAYAKAEAVAPVEKSQRGSNGGGRHTRRNMDRGLYSCFGNAYCFEFTIVCGANTNNNNNQGTRSVNNNSNNSAGKSKKSTETNSA, from the coding sequence atggatcatagtaACATCCAAACACCACCACCATCCTCAACCATAACAACAGATCGTAATTCTTCCCTTTTTTCTTCCCAACCTCTTTCACCTTCCCCTAACACCAATCATATTCTTGAAATAACTCTCATTTCAGCGCAAGATTTATCTCCTGTTTGCAAAAACCTTCGTACATATGCCCTAACTTGGGTAAACCCTAATCGAAAACGCACCACCAAAGTGGACAATAAAGGAAACACCAACCCTAATTGGAATGACAAGTTTTCTTTTCGTATAGATGATGGATTTCTCAATTCTGAGTCTTCTGCCGTGCATGTTGAGATTTATACGGTTTCTTGGTTTCGTGATATTCTTGTAGGCACTGTTAAAGTTCTTCTTGATAATCTTATCAACCCTTTTGATAAAAGAAAGAAATTTGTTGCTCTTCAAATTCGTAGACCTAACGGTAACCCTCAAGGAATACTTAATATGGGTGTGGCTCTTATTGACAAGTCCAAACGTAGCATGCCGTTGTTCAATGAAATTACTCCTTTGTCATTGGATCATAGAGACATTTTAGACAGAAAAATAAATGATATTAATGCTCAAGACCAAATgatcaacaagaacaataatcaAGACAATGACGAGACATTGCAAATAAGTAATAAAATTCAGCTATGGCAATCACAAAGCCTAGGATATTCTGATGTCAACAACAACGGAGAATTTCCTAACCAACCGGGGTCAATTTTTAATGGGTCGGTGGCAAACGGGTCAATAGTAAACGGGTCGGAGCTATGCTCCGATATTGGCCCGTCCGCTTCCATTGTGGCGGCGGAGATAGCAAAGAAACTGCATCCCATGTCACCACAACGGCTGCCATCAAAAGCTACGGCACCCGATGATGCAGAGAGTTCCATACTGGAAGAGCTCTCTGCAGAGGAAGCGTATGCTAAAGCGGAGGCAGTGGCGCCGGTGGAGAAATCTCAACGAGGAAGCAACGGCGGTGGCAGACACACACGGCGGAACATGGACAGAGGATTGTATTCATGTTTTGGGAATGCATATTGTTTTGAGTTCACAATTGTTTGTGGGGCGAAtactaacaacaataacaatcaagGGACTCGTAGTGTtaataataacagtaataatAGTGCTGGCAAGAGCAAGAAGTCTACTGAGACAAATTCAGCTTAA